In the Nothobranchius furzeri strain GRZ-AD chromosome 1, NfurGRZ-RIMD1, whole genome shotgun sequence genome, gcacaggcgactcaGCGACGTGatgccagaaagttgaaatattttcaacttttcctcGCTGTcgttcggacgaggaccaatcaacggaggtttcattcactgaccaatgagcggacaggatgctccgtacatctctgcGAAAACATGACTCTGTTTCTCCTTCTGTGACTGTGTTCATCTTAATGTGAGGTCCAAACCGTGTGATAAATTGAAGCATGTTCTGATAGACAGAGAGTAGCCCTCTCCTGGTTTGTAACATGAACCCATTCTcgggtttatttttttaatgtagtaaaatcagaagtgagatttcacataactcaagcagcaccttgtgaaacatcacattctcacacctgaagcgtcAATATGTGACGCGtatgaccaagcgtcaatatatgacgattcgggatgccccagcgcgtcaggagacgacgatcaggggcatgcagggacacgtggctccgctggcgtcagtgtTTGACACCATAGgttacacggacattattcgactatttaaccttcctcttaccccaatcctaaccttaagttcAGTAACtgcgaccttaaggttaggattggggtgaggggaaggttaagtagttcacaagtagttctaatgtccgtctcaccaccggcgtcggataccgatgctctgggatggtgcgtcatcagtgtgtccctgatcgtcgtctcctgacgcgctggggcatgctgaatcgtcatatattgacgcttggtcacacgcgtcatatattgacgctttgggtgtgagaatgtgttgtgtgaaacatcatatctaccgcttttttaactctgaaccgcttaagtaaccttaattccctccaacctgacacagcctatCAAAACGACGGAAGatttgatttcgccatggaacagaacgtgtcaatggctttgccgctggccattGCCGcgggttgcctcccgtgtgtcaggtaataaaagcgacagcgacgaatttcgctgattgtggtcatttgtcgcctcccgtgtgtcgagcccataacagacaaaaaccatttgacacgaaataaataataaaaattgaATCTTCACATAAAACTGGAGTTTGtcagtgtgattgttgcttgtttgtgacattctcaccaaattttatttttaaaccttattcatgtcacttttttatATAAGAgatcagaggaagttcagcaggaaaatgatgaagaaggtgagacagggagcaccagacctgctgaggtgcaggtaggtgctacagtgaagagtgagattttagatggttgatgatgagaggacgattcgagcatgataacaagtgaacacgactaaataatatTATGTTTTGCATGATTTTAATATTGTACTAGTCCTCCAACAGtattttttactccttattcatgtccactgtttatatattagagatcagatcaAGTTCAACAGGAAccggctgagggtgagacagggagagccagacctgctgaggtgcaggtaggtgctacagtgaagagtgagaaGATACATTTATGTAATCCCataacaagtagggctgggcagtacggctttagaataaaataaattttgtacatgcttccttagaaatattaggaaaaataagtgttaaactctgcattctggtgcatttagactgcagtTTGGGCTAGAGTTTTTTTCTTTTGGCCATCTGAAAAATAatttagttccagctgttgttgtgagtgaattgttatttcttttttcattctgtcagaagcaaacagattgttctgattgttggtcagcattgttggctgatgtagtttaaaatattctgatgagagtcagatcaattcataaaatttatattttctctgaattcatagaataatgtgaagattctgggaaaagttgggattctgagattaaaacgtaaatctttcttatcataattctggcagtttttgtgtccttctgctgtggaaagtcgtgcaacatgaagatactgagaagatgcttacaacctgtatttttattccatccataaataaaatcatgagctatttttttaatccaaatttgatccaaagggccatcgttggttccagacccgttctagaacattcctctaatcttaaagtcatcatcagtttcttccttttaacaaatatttatttgttcaaatatttaatatttataactggaatatttgttcctccctctcccactgcagttagtcctgtcctgcaaccctgtttttgcagcttagtgaagccaaccatcactaacctgggggtggttttggacccagagatgcggatggactcccacattagccaggtggttagatcctgcttttcccggcttcgccagctaccaaagatgaagtccatcctgaaagacgtgtcatattttctccccaagccggacctgaccgtcatgtatcggtccaaaatagtgtgatgatattgtgttttttgtatataacaaactttttaacagacaaatttgtcgcattctcctacacctcttcacaggctcgccacagtaaatattctatttggcgagagataaactttattgtatttatcctagtgaatctataattaaacgggtaaactagtagcaccacatccaacatcaaagaaagtaaaatgttactatcagagggagaatgtttaagtggttagcagcagtgtgctagccgatgggcccctccatgaggccaccacagctcagcagaacgtcattgtagcttcttctggggagaaaaacacttggagaaaaaataaagttaacagctgaaatagcaggaaataatacagttaaagagcagattgtagaagaaagaaacccctgggttaaactggtctgtctactgcataatgctgaactctaacatgtgtcctcagggaaggacctgattggtgtccagaacctgctgaagaagcaccaggctctgcaggctgagatcacaggtcatgaacctcgcatcaaggctgtcacccagaaaggagagaccatgttggaagaaggtagagcaggtctggtcctgacatgtttctgaggtgtctgcaggttctggctcactttttttgggtccaggtcacttcgctggtgaggaagtgaagactaaactgtgggagcttcatggacgttgggacacgctgaaggccaaggcgtcccagaggaggcaggacctggaggactctctgcaggcccagcagtactttgcggatgctaatgaggccgagtcctggatgagggagaaggagcccatcgttggaagtccagactaagggaaagacgaggacttggccgaggtatggaagtcccttcctgagaaactccaatcgcttttctttgctctctttccagtccttcataattagtgtttctgtatttgtcatttccttcggttgtctaccagacgtcgttgctcgtttgagcgtctcatgggttaggggtagaagtgctggcctcgcacaggaagtgatgacaaacgtgttcccgtcgctcttatttcaaacggtttacaagctgtgatgtgtgttcccgctgcagagcagccatgacacgtggcagccggcagaaggctcacgcttttccactaaacacccgcagagctacgtctgcggtgtactgagcagggtttgttttacggtggcggatccgattggaccatcgctgcgaaaaAGCTCAGCTTGTGTCAgatgagctgaaggttctgatgttctgctccacaggctctcctgaagaagcacgaggccctgatgtcggacctgtcggcttacggcagcagcatccaggccctgaaggagcaggcccagtcctgcagggtgagttcagaaccctcggcccgtcagaacattcttatccaccacgttctaacaccagacctgttaacccgaacgcaacaaggtaatcagcaggtgcttttgtcctgcaggacctgaaggccaacgagtcccgcctgagggacatcaacaaggtggcatctgaactggagtcagaaggtctgatggctgaggaggctcctatggttcaggctcaggtgagcgtcacctgtctgcagcagctggtccctctcacttcctggtttaactctgctcgtctctgtttgtagcaacaagaacatctgggttctgctcctggaaaggtgcatgttgtcctccgcctccaccagaaccagacgtggtgtttatgttaccactcatttgtttgtttgtttgtttacaggatgaagccgactctaacacggcgtcaccctggaaggtgagttcattcagctgatcagaggtcacctctgatggccgcagtcacggccgaccgtgctgacatcacacaggaattcaggtgacccggcaggcaccaggtgctggtgaaagtggggacatgtc is a window encoding:
- the LOC129162857 gene encoding spectrin alpha chain, non-erythrocytic 1-like isoform X3, whose protein sequence is MSDLSAYGSSIQALKEQAQSCRDLKANESRLRDINKVASELESEGLMAEEAPMVQAQDEADSNTASPWKTVRLGVQTTANFNSIKVRGSSSLPV
- the LOC129162857 gene encoding spectrin alpha chain, non-erythrocytic 1-like isoform X2 codes for the protein MSDLSAYGSSIQALKEQAQSCRDLKANESRLRDINKVASELESEGLMAEEAPMVQAQQQEHLGSAPGKDEADSNTASPWKTVRLGVQTTANFNSIKVRGSSSLPV
- the LOC129162857 gene encoding uncharacterized protein isoform X1; translation: MSDLSAYGSSIQALKEQAQSCRDLKANESRLRDINKVASELESEGLMAEEAPMVQAQQQEHLGSAPGKVHVVLRLHQNQTWCLCYHSFVCLFVYRMKPTLTRRHPGRPYGWAFRRRLTLIPSR